The proteins below are encoded in one region of Pseudomonas putida S13.1.2:
- a CDS encoding non-ribosomal peptide synthetase has translation MDMTTAQRIAKRFVTLPVDQRRQILDKLAASGQSFRLLPIVPASEGMERIPLSYAQQRLLFLWQLAPQSAAYNVPCAVRLRGALDEPALRASFKAMLARHEVLRTHFASDDGVFHQVIEAAPELPLVTVQVTEAELDEQVRAQFEEPFDLLTGPLLRIRLWRLAEDDHVLTLCMHHIISDGWSAEVMVREFAEGYAAALEARASNLPALPIQYADYALWQRAWLEAGEGERQLAYWKDQLGDEQPLLALPADHPRPAQPSHRGGQVYLTVDPQLAAGLKQLARQGGFTLFMLVLAAAGVTLSRFSGQGDIRIGTPNAGRNRKEVEGLVGFFINTQVIRLGIDERQSFRQLLEQVKQTVAGAQSHQDLPFEQLVEALAPERSLAVNPLFQFKLNQNVGADATAEGPAQRLHGLEVSGYGAGADEARFDLALDFTETESGIEGYFTYARDLFEAPTIERLNQAFGEVLRAMVRAPEQALLAQPVTPASAAPESPMAFPCADMLALWRQGLAAGGVGPALQQGEQVLGYAQLDTESNRLAHYLGELGVLPGNVVGLCLERSIEWAVSWLAILKCGAACLPLDPAQPAQRLRQLARDSGAVRVIGQVSLDNGLDYDSATWAHCSADAPSVQLHPTQPAYVIYTSGSTGQPKGVVISHGALADYVQGVQVHLQGAPGVSMALVSTPAADLGHTQLFGALASGSLLHLVPQACAFDPDRFAAYMSEHRIDVLKLVPSHLQGLLQAANPADVLPARLLVLGGERCDWALAERIRSLKPACRLLNHYGPTETTVGVLAHPLAEVLPGYDSVPLGAPLPNAQVQILDAWLQPVAEGVAGELYLGGPGVAQGYLGHAALTAERFVPAADGARCYRSGDRARLDRGRVVFLGRNDDQVKIRGYRVELGELAQALRALEGVEDAVVQALPMDNDPSRLQLLAWCVAPDRTAQSLKDDLQKRLPEALVPAQIVLLERLPVTGNGKLDKRALPMPGAQQAGFVAPSGEAEETLARIWGEVLKVERVGAEDNFFELGGDSILSLQIIARAKRQGWKITPKQLFEAQTVARLAQLAKPIAAKPAAPAPVVNVREGRVPLVPAQARFFDSEVVARHHWNQSILLTPNQVLDDAALARALDAVVEQHDALNLAFSEQEGQWHAEFTVAAPGNRLWRRKVGSFDELPALADEAQRSLDLSRGELLRAVLFEDLAGAQRLLLIVHHLVVDGVSWRVLLEDLQAAYQQQPLAPRTTAIKEWAERLQSYAAAPTLLAQREHWEQALDDGLSALLAKGDVVTVGEPLVTRLSNQQTQRLLKAAPAAYRTQVNDLLLAALAEAVRRFSGESAVSVMLEGHGREDLFDGLDLTRTLGWFTSLFPVRLSAGETLDATLKTVKEQLRATPERGVGYGVLRYLADPATRAALCARPQPRLVFNYLGQFDGSFDRQQGSLFTPAAEASGTARCPASPAAPVVSIDGQVYNGELNLSWSFSPALFDARAVQALAAHYQQALEAIIEHCANGVGSAITPSDVPLAGLSQAQLDRLTVPAAAIEDVYPLSPMQHGMLFHTLLGQDGEAYLNQMRVDVSGLDVERLRAAWQATVDAHDVLRSSFVSTEPHPVQVIRRELKVPLFELDWRAQPDQAGTLDQWAREDRRAGFDMACGPLMRLTLIRITDDTWHMVYTSHHLLMDGWSSTRLQAEVLQRYAGLAVGAPTARYRDYIQWLGQQDVAADEAFWKTQTAPLAEPTRLGAASAGKQASTHGEHHQVFDAEVLARLEGFARQERVTLNTLVQSAWLLVLQAFTGEDCVAFGATVAGRPMGLPGIEEQLGLFINTLPVVASPAPQTRVGEWLRAVQDQNLALREHEHSPLADIQRWAGHAGEPLFDSLLVFENYPLAEALAQGAPGGLHFGELENQEQTNYPLTLVVGVVQVMGIRYAFDERYFDIARVERLAQCLHEVLHGLMADANRSIGTIALLDEARQAERLADWNRADAWQAGHGCIHQCFEQQVLRTPHATALVCGDQRMTYQTLERRANQVAHHLIALGVGPQVLVGIAVERSLDMLVGLLAILKAGGAYVPLDPDYPAERLEHMIQDSGVSLVLTHMGLDAWLPLGLGVRGLLLEEAGRECSELPPPQRTVPGNLAYVIYTSGSTGRPKGAGVRHDSFVNLMAWFAGTCQLSAQDKVLLVSSYSFDLTQKNLFAILCAGGELHLPAPGYDPQAFRKAVASEGITVLNCAPSAFVPMLEPLDRSLDSLRHVLLGGEPVKTHELEGWLRHPGNRAKLHNSYGPTECTDVVIEEVLEAPQILARATMLTGRPVPGAAIQLLGANGQWAEAGMIGEIHIAGACVGEGYWRQPALTAERFVPDEWADGGRCYRTGDLARYDEQGVIDYVGRRDHQVKLRGLRIELGEIEARLRGCAEVREAVVLALDSTIGAQLVAYMVPHAAAGDISARVRHELAQALPGFMVPNHWVLLEALPLNPNGKLDRKALPAPDLTIGRPAYEAPVTELGHSLAQMWSDVLKVDQVGLADDFFELGGHSLLVMQIIVRVRSQLGREIAMAELFECSRFGDFVDRLAAMAGQGDDLQDELTKSLEALKRLSKEEIDELTS, from the coding sequence ATGGATATGACCACCGCGCAACGAATCGCCAAGCGCTTCGTCACCTTGCCCGTCGACCAGCGCCGGCAGATCCTCGACAAGCTCGCCGCTAGCGGCCAGAGCTTCCGCTTGCTGCCGATAGTGCCGGCTTCGGAAGGCATGGAGCGCATCCCACTGTCGTACGCCCAGCAGCGCCTGCTGTTCCTGTGGCAACTGGCGCCGCAGAGCGCGGCATACAACGTCCCTTGTGCGGTACGTTTGCGCGGTGCACTCGATGAGCCTGCCTTGCGGGCTTCGTTCAAGGCGATGCTGGCGCGTCATGAAGTGCTGCGCACCCACTTCGCCTCTGATGACGGTGTCTTCCACCAGGTCATCGAGGCCGCGCCGGAGTTGCCGCTAGTCACTGTGCAGGTGACCGAAGCGGAGTTGGACGAGCAGGTGCGCGCCCAGTTCGAAGAGCCCTTTGACCTTCTCACCGGCCCTCTGCTGCGCATTCGCCTGTGGCGCCTGGCCGAGGACGACCACGTTCTGACCTTGTGCATGCACCACATCATCTCCGACGGCTGGTCGGCTGAGGTCATGGTGCGCGAATTTGCCGAGGGCTATGCCGCTGCGCTCGAAGCGCGTGCGAGCAACCTGCCGGCGCTACCGATTCAGTACGCCGACTACGCGCTCTGGCAACGCGCCTGGCTGGAAGCGGGCGAGGGTGAACGGCAACTGGCCTACTGGAAAGACCAGCTCGGCGATGAACAGCCTTTGCTGGCCTTGCCGGCCGATCATCCGCGTCCGGCCCAGCCCAGCCATCGCGGCGGCCAGGTGTATCTGACAGTCGATCCGCAACTGGCTGCAGGCCTCAAGCAACTGGCTCGTCAAGGCGGTTTTACCCTGTTCATGCTGGTACTTGCAGCGGCGGGGGTCACTCTGTCGCGCTTCAGCGGCCAGGGCGACATCCGCATCGGTACGCCCAATGCCGGGCGCAACCGCAAGGAAGTCGAAGGGCTGGTGGGTTTTTTCATCAACACCCAGGTGATTCGCTTGGGGATCGACGAGCGCCAGTCGTTCAGGCAGCTGCTTGAGCAGGTCAAGCAGACGGTGGCCGGTGCCCAGTCCCATCAGGACTTGCCATTCGAGCAACTGGTCGAAGCGTTGGCACCAGAGCGGTCGCTGGCAGTCAACCCGCTGTTCCAGTTCAAGCTCAACCAGAACGTTGGCGCCGATGCCACGGCCGAAGGGCCGGCCCAGCGCCTGCATGGCCTGGAGGTGTCCGGCTATGGTGCAGGCGCGGATGAAGCGCGCTTCGACCTGGCGTTGGATTTCACCGAAACCGAAAGCGGGATCGAGGGTTATTTCACCTATGCCCGTGACCTGTTCGAAGCCCCGACCATCGAGCGGCTGAACCAGGCCTTTGGCGAAGTGCTGAGGGCCATGGTGCGCGCGCCTGAGCAGGCATTGCTGGCGCAGCCAGTCACACCTGCATCGGCGGCACCTGAATCGCCGATGGCCTTCCCCTGTGCCGACATGCTTGCGCTGTGGCGCCAGGGCCTGGCGGCCGGCGGTGTGGGCCCGGCGTTGCAGCAAGGCGAGCAGGTGCTTGGCTACGCGCAACTGGACACTGAATCCAACCGCCTGGCGCACTACCTGGGCGAGCTGGGCGTATTGCCGGGCAACGTGGTCGGCCTGTGCCTGGAGCGCTCCATTGAGTGGGCGGTGAGCTGGCTGGCGATCCTCAAGTGCGGTGCGGCCTGCCTGCCGCTGGACCCGGCCCAGCCGGCCCAGCGCCTGCGCCAGCTTGCCCGGGACAGCGGTGCGGTGCGGGTGATTGGCCAGGTGTCGCTGGACAATGGCCTGGACTATGACAGCGCCACCTGGGCCCATTGCTCAGCCGATGCACCGAGTGTGCAGCTGCACCCCACGCAGCCTGCCTACGTGATCTACACCTCCGGTTCCACTGGCCAGCCCAAGGGCGTGGTGATCAGCCATGGCGCACTGGCCGACTATGTCCAGGGCGTGCAGGTTCACCTGCAAGGTGCGCCGGGCGTGAGCATGGCGCTGGTGTCCACACCGGCGGCGGACCTGGGCCACACCCAGTTGTTCGGCGCGCTGGCCAGCGGCTCGTTGCTGCATCTGGTGCCCCAGGCCTGTGCCTTCGACCCGGACCGCTTCGCCGCCTACATGAGCGAGCACCGCATCGATGTACTCAAGCTGGTGCCGAGCCATCTGCAAGGCCTGCTTCAGGCCGCGAACCCTGCCGACGTATTGCCGGCGCGCCTGCTGGTGCTGGGCGGTGAGCGTTGCGACTGGGCGTTGGCCGAGCGCATTCGCAGCCTCAAGCCGGCCTGCCGACTGCTCAACCACTACGGCCCTACCGAAACCACCGTTGGCGTGCTGGCTCATCCGCTGGCTGAAGTGCTGCCCGGCTACGACAGTGTGCCGCTGGGCGCGCCCTTGCCCAACGCGCAGGTGCAGATCCTGGACGCCTGGCTGCAACCGGTTGCTGAAGGGGTAGCCGGTGAGCTGTACCTCGGTGGCCCGGGCGTTGCGCAGGGTTACCTGGGCCATGCGGCGCTGACCGCCGAACGCTTCGTGCCGGCGGCCGATGGTGCACGTTGCTACCGCAGTGGCGACCGTGCCCGCCTGGATCGTGGACGCGTGGTGTTCCTGGGGCGCAACGACGATCAGGTGAAGATCCGCGGCTATCGTGTCGAGCTGGGGGAGTTGGCCCAGGCCCTGCGCGCGCTGGAGGGCGTGGAGGATGCCGTGGTCCAGGCGTTGCCGATGGACAATGACCCGAGCCGCCTGCAACTGCTGGCTTGGTGCGTGGCGCCGGACCGCACCGCCCAGTCGCTCAAGGATGACCTGCAGAAACGTCTGCCCGAGGCCTTGGTGCCGGCGCAGATCGTGCTGCTCGAGCGCCTGCCGGTCACCGGCAACGGCAAGCTGGACAAACGCGCCTTGCCGATGCCAGGTGCCCAGCAGGCTGGTTTCGTGGCGCCGTCTGGCGAGGCCGAGGAAACCCTGGCGCGCATCTGGGGCGAGGTGCTCAAGGTTGAACGGGTCGGTGCCGAAGACAACTTCTTCGAGCTTGGCGGCGACTCCATCCTGAGCCTGCAGATCATCGCCCGGGCCAAGCGCCAGGGTTGGAAGATCACCCCCAAGCAACTGTTCGAAGCCCAGACCGTGGCACGCCTGGCCCAGCTGGCCAAACCCATCGCGGCCAAGCCTGCGGCGCCAGCCCCGGTGGTGAATGTGCGTGAGGGCCGGGTGCCGCTGGTACCGGCCCAGGCGCGCTTCTTCGACAGCGAGGTGGTGGCCCGCCATCACTGGAACCAGTCGATCCTGCTCACGCCGAACCAGGTGCTGGACGACGCGGCCCTGGCCCGCGCCCTGGACGCAGTGGTCGAGCAGCACGATGCCTTGAACCTGGCGTTCAGCGAACAGGAAGGACAATGGCACGCCGAGTTCACCGTCGCTGCGCCCGGCAATCGCCTGTGGCGCCGCAAGGTCGGCAGTTTCGACGAACTGCCTGCCCTGGCCGACGAGGCGCAGCGCAGCCTGGACCTGAGCCGTGGCGAACTGCTGCGGGCGGTGTTGTTTGAAGACCTGGCCGGCGCCCAACGGCTGCTGCTGATCGTGCACCATCTGGTGGTCGACGGCGTGTCCTGGCGGGTGCTGCTGGAAGATTTGCAGGCCGCCTACCAGCAACAGCCGTTGGCACCGCGGACCACCGCGATCAAGGAATGGGCCGAGCGCCTGCAAAGCTATGCGGCCGCTCCGACATTGCTGGCCCAGCGTGAGCATTGGGAGCAGGCGCTTGACGATGGCCTGTCGGCGCTGCTGGCCAAGGGCGATGTCGTCACGGTCGGCGAACCTCTGGTCACGCGCCTGAGCAACCAACAGACCCAACGCCTGCTCAAGGCAGCGCCTGCGGCTTATCGCACCCAGGTCAACGACCTGCTGCTGGCCGCGCTGGCCGAAGCCGTGCGCCGCTTCAGCGGAGAGAGTGCAGTGTCGGTGATGCTCGAAGGCCATGGTCGCGAGGACCTGTTCGACGGGCTGGACCTGACCCGTACCCTGGGCTGGTTCACCAGTCTGTTCCCCGTGCGCCTGAGCGCCGGCGAAACCCTGGACGCCACCTTGAAGACTGTCAAGGAACAGCTGCGGGCGACGCCTGAGCGGGGCGTGGGCTACGGCGTGTTGCGTTACCTGGCCGATCCGGCCACCCGGGCGGCACTGTGTGCCAGGCCGCAGCCGCGGCTGGTGTTCAACTACCTGGGCCAGTTCGACGGCAGCTTCGACCGCCAGCAGGGCAGCCTGTTCACCCCGGCCGCAGAAGCCAGCGGTACTGCGCGTTGCCCCGCCAGCCCGGCCGCGCCGGTGGTCAGCATCGATGGCCAGGTCTACAACGGCGAGTTGAACCTGAGCTGGAGCTTCAGCCCGGCCCTGTTCGATGCTCGCGCGGTGCAGGCCCTGGCGGCGCATTACCAGCAGGCGCTGGAGGCGATCATCGAGCATTGCGCCAACGGTGTTGGCAGCGCGATCACGCCGTCAGACGTCCCGTTGGCAGGCCTGTCCCAGGCTCAACTGGATCGGCTGACCGTGCCGGCGGCGGCCATCGAGGATGTCTACCCGCTGTCGCCGATGCAGCACGGCATGCTGTTCCATACGCTGCTGGGCCAGGACGGCGAGGCCTACTTGAACCAGATGCGCGTGGACGTGTCGGGCCTGGACGTGGAGCGCTTGCGCGCGGCCTGGCAGGCCACCGTCGATGCCCACGATGTGCTGCGCTCAAGTTTCGTGTCAACCGAGCCGCACCCGGTGCAGGTGATTCGCCGTGAGCTGAAAGTCCCGCTGTTCGAGCTCGACTGGCGTGCCCAGCCGGACCAGGCTGGTACACTTGACCAATGGGCCCGTGAAGATCGCCGCGCCGGCTTCGACATGGCCTGCGGGCCGCTGATGCGTTTGACCCTGATCCGCATCACCGATGACACCTGGCACATGGTCTACACCAGCCACCACCTGCTGATGGACGGCTGGAGCAGCACCCGCTTGCAGGCCGAAGTGCTGCAGCGCTACGCCGGTCTGGCCGTGGGCGCGCCGACAGCCCGTTACCGCGACTACATCCAGTGGCTCGGTCAGCAGGATGTTGCTGCCGACGAGGCGTTCTGGAAAACGCAGACGGCGCCATTGGCCGAGCCGACCCGGCTTGGCGCAGCGAGCGCTGGCAAGCAGGCGAGCACCCATGGCGAGCACCATCAGGTGTTCGACGCCGAGGTCCTGGCGCGCCTCGAGGGCTTCGCACGGCAAGAGCGCGTAACCCTCAACACCCTGGTGCAGTCCGCCTGGTTACTGGTGCTCCAGGCCTTCACCGGAGAAGACTGTGTGGCCTTCGGTGCCACCGTCGCCGGCCGGCCAATGGGCTTGCCGGGCATCGAGGAGCAACTGGGCCTGTTCATCAACACGTTGCCAGTGGTCGCCTCGCCGGCGCCGCAGACCCGTGTAGGGGAATGGTTGCGTGCCGTGCAGGACCAGAACCTGGCCCTGCGCGAGCACGAGCACAGCCCGCTGGCCGATATCCAGCGCTGGGCCGGCCATGCCGGCGAGCCGCTGTTCGATTCGCTGCTGGTGTTCGAGAACTATCCACTGGCTGAAGCGCTTGCCCAAGGTGCACCGGGTGGCCTGCACTTCGGTGAGCTGGAGAATCAGGAACAGACCAACTACCCGCTGACGCTGGTGGTAGGCGTCGTGCAGGTCATGGGTATTCGCTACGCGTTTGATGAGCGGTATTTCGACATTGCCCGTGTGGAGCGCCTTGCACAATGCTTGCATGAAGTGCTCCATGGCTTGATGGCCGATGCCAATCGCAGCATCGGGACTATCGCGTTGCTGGACGAGGCTCGCCAGGCAGAGCGCCTGGCGGACTGGAACAGGGCCGATGCCTGGCAGGCTGGACACGGGTGCATCCACCAATGTTTCGAGCAGCAGGTCCTACGCACGCCACATGCCACTGCGCTGGTATGCGGCGATCAGCGCATGACCTATCAGACGCTTGAGCGTCGCGCTAATCAGGTGGCCCACCACCTCATTGCGCTTGGTGTTGGCCCCCAAGTGCTGGTGGGCATTGCGGTAGAGCGCAGCCTGGATATGCTCGTTGGCCTGCTGGCTATCCTGAAGGCGGGCGGTGCCTATGTACCGCTTGATCCAGATTACCCTGCCGAGCGTCTGGAGCACATGATCCAGGATTCCGGCGTGAGCCTCGTGTTGACCCACATGGGCCTTGATGCATGGTTGCCCCTTGGCCTTGGAGTACGCGGCCTCCTACTGGAGGAGGCCGGCCGCGAGTGCTCGGAACTGCCGCCGCCACAGCGTACAGTACCTGGCAACCTGGCCTACGTGATCTACACGTCAGGCTCTACTGGGCGGCCCAAGGGCGCCGGCGTGCGTCATGACAGCTTCGTCAACTTGATGGCCTGGTTCGCCGGTACTTGCCAGCTTTCGGCGCAGGACAAGGTCCTGCTGGTGAGTTCCTACAGCTTTGATCTGACCCAGAAGAACCTGTTTGCCATCCTTTGTGCTGGAGGCGAATTGCATTTGCCTGCGCCGGGCTATGATCCACAGGCATTCCGCAAGGCGGTGGCATCTGAGGGCATCACCGTGCTGAACTGCGCGCCGAGTGCGTTCGTACCGATGCTTGAGCCGCTGGACAGAAGCCTGGACTCACTGCGACATGTGCTGCTGGGCGGTGAGCCTGTCAAGACCCATGAACTCGAAGGCTGGCTGCGGCATCCAGGTAACCGGGCCAAGTTGCACAATAGCTACGGGCCGACCGAGTGCACGGATGTCGTGATCGAGGAGGTATTGGAGGCCCCGCAAATCCTGGCCCGGGCTACCATGCTCACCGGGCGTCCTGTTCCCGGCGCAGCGATCCAGCTGCTTGGAGCCAATGGCCAATGGGCCGAGGCGGGCATGATCGGCGAGATTCACATTGCCGGGGCTTGCGTCGGTGAAGGCTATTGGCGTCAGCCGGCCCTGACCGCTGAACGCTTTGTGCCGGATGAGTGGGCCGATGGCGGGCGCTGCTACCGTACAGGTGACTTGGCACGCTACGACGAGCAAGGCGTCATCGACTATGTCGGGCGTCGTGACCATCAAGTCAAACTGCGCGGCCTGCGCATCGAATTGGGGGAGATCGAAGCACGACTGCGTGGATGCGCCGAAGTCCGGGAGGCGGTGGTGCTGGCGCTGGACAGCACCATTGGAGCCCAACTGGTGGCGTACATGGTGCCACACGCTGCGGCTGGCGATATCTCGGCCAGGGTGCGGCATGAGTTGGCGCAGGCTTTGCCTGGGTTCATGGTTCCGAACCATTGGGTACTGCTCGAAGCGCTACCCCTCAACCCTAACGGCAAGCTGGATCGCAAAGCACTGCCGGCACCGGATCTCACGATTGGGCGTCCCGCTTACGAAGCCCCTGTCACAGAGCTCGGACACAGTCTTGCACAGATGTGGAGCGACGTACTCAAGGTGGATCAGGTGGGGCTGGCCGATGATTTCTTCGAGCTGGGTGGGCATTCCCTGCTGGTGATGCAGATCATCGTGCGGGTCCGCAGCCAGCTCGGTCGGGAAATCGCCATGGCCGAGCTGTTCGAATGCTCACGTTTCGGCGATTTCGTCGACCGCCTGGCGGCGATGGCAGGGCAGGGCGATGACCTGCAGGATGAGCTGACTAAATCTCTGGAGGCCTTGAAACGTCTATCGAAGGAGGAAATCGACGAACTGACTTCATAG
- a CDS encoding TonB-dependent siderophore receptor → MPSLHGLTPLARALLIRHSVRKTRLLATTGLALALPVMAAQAQEVKLNIPAQPLAAALTEFGRQADVQVLYSPDIVAGQNSAAVNGSFSIEQGISQLLRGTKVRFSLQDNLLTLSPTADGDAVELGATSVHGTGLGASTEGTGSYTTGTMQTATKLPLTMRETPQSVTVITRQRMDDQAMNTLDDVVRNAPGMNSQRFGPDRQRYYSRGYQVDNLMYDGIPTNVGGNTADIIASGDMAMYDHVEIVRGATGLMQGAGNPAASINLVRKKPTAEAQASITASAGSWDRYRTEADVSGPLNDQGTVRGRFVGAYQNNHSFQDNVQTERGVYYGVLEADLSDDTLLTIGASYQDDNNHLPWGGIPVAANGSDLHLPRSTYLGNDWDYWDKDTTTAFAKLEQSLANDWKLTLSGNKIWSKLDHLASKVNNDADVYSQILGGYKYDDAQTGVDAFASGPFRLFDREHQLVVGASAREENIKLVEHTDNSVYEDINVHEWDPGLRPKPTTLISTYWQHINIEQKSAYVTGRFSLADPLHLILGSRLDWYEYDAKSNYGPVDYKVTRHVTKYAGLVYDLNDNHSVYVSYTDIFKPQNYLNAGGGLLEPVVGKNYEVGIKGEYFNGALNGSIALFRMDQENRAREADNCPTARTCYEAAGKVRAQGIDMELQGAITPRWQVGAGYTYTEVKYRSDSDSANIGRSFDTDLPRHLVKLTTNYQLPGELERWRIGGTVYGQNSVYNKGTDYKIEQGAYALLDLMVGFKPTDHIDARLNLNNVFNKKYYVSITDNPFLAENVYGDPRNVRLSVKYSF, encoded by the coding sequence ATGCCATCCCTTCACGGATTGACCCCGCTCGCCCGGGCCTTGCTGATACGTCATTCGGTTCGCAAAACTCGCTTGCTGGCCACCACCGGCCTTGCGCTTGCGCTGCCGGTGATGGCTGCCCAGGCGCAAGAGGTGAAGCTGAACATACCCGCCCAGCCCCTGGCAGCTGCTCTGACCGAATTCGGTCGCCAGGCCGATGTCCAGGTGCTCTACAGCCCGGATATCGTCGCAGGCCAGAATAGCGCGGCGGTCAATGGCAGCTTCAGCATCGAGCAGGGTATCTCTCAATTATTGCGCGGCACAAAGGTCCGCTTCAGCCTGCAGGACAACTTGTTGACACTCTCTCCCACCGCCGACGGTGATGCCGTGGAACTCGGCGCGACCAGTGTGCACGGTACGGGATTGGGCGCCTCCACCGAAGGCACCGGCTCCTACACCACCGGCACCATGCAGACCGCAACCAAGCTGCCGCTGACAATGCGCGAGACGCCTCAATCTGTCACGGTGATCACGCGCCAGCGCATGGATGACCAGGCCATGAATACCCTGGATGATGTGGTGCGCAATGCCCCCGGCATGAACTCACAGCGGTTCGGCCCAGACCGGCAGCGCTACTACTCCCGCGGGTACCAGGTCGACAATCTCATGTACGACGGGATTCCGACCAATGTGGGCGGCAACACTGCCGACATCATCGCGTCGGGCGACATGGCGATGTACGACCACGTTGAAATTGTCCGTGGTGCGACCGGCCTGATGCAGGGGGCGGGTAACCCGGCAGCCTCGATCAACCTGGTACGCAAGAAGCCCACTGCAGAGGCCCAGGCAAGCATTACCGCCAGCGCCGGCAGTTGGGACCGTTATCGCACGGAGGCAGACGTCAGTGGCCCCCTCAACGACCAAGGCACCGTCCGTGGCCGCTTTGTGGGTGCCTACCAGAACAACCATAGCTTTCAGGACAACGTCCAGACCGAGCGCGGCGTCTACTATGGCGTGCTCGAAGCAGACCTTAGCGACGACACCTTGTTGACCATCGGCGCGTCCTATCAGGACGACAACAACCACCTACCCTGGGGCGGCATTCCAGTGGCGGCGAACGGCAGTGACCTGCACTTGCCCCGCTCAACCTACCTGGGCAACGACTGGGATTACTGGGACAAAGACACGACCACCGCCTTCGCCAAGCTCGAACAAAGCTTGGCCAACGACTGGAAGCTCACCCTGTCGGGCAACAAGATCTGGTCGAAACTGGACCACCTCGCCAGCAAGGTCAACAACGACGCCGACGTCTACAGCCAGATTCTCGGTGGCTATAAATACGATGACGCCCAGACCGGCGTCGACGCGTTCGCCAGCGGTCCGTTCCGGTTGTTCGACCGGGAACATCAACTGGTAGTAGGTGCCAGCGCCCGGGAAGAGAATATCAAGCTGGTCGAACACACCGACAACTCCGTCTACGAGGACATCAACGTCCACGAATGGGATCCGGGCCTGCGTCCCAAACCGACGACGCTGATCTCCACCTACTGGCAGCACATCAACATCGAGCAGAAGAGCGCCTACGTCACCGGCCGCTTCAGCCTGGCAGACCCATTGCACCTGATCCTTGGCAGCCGCCTGGACTGGTACGAATATGACGCGAAATCCAACTACGGGCCTGTGGATTATAAAGTCACCCGCCATGTCACCAAGTACGCAGGCCTGGTCTACGATCTGAACGATAATCACTCGGTGTATGTGAGCTACACCGACATCTTCAAACCGCAGAATTATCTGAATGCCGGCGGCGGCCTGCTGGAACCGGTCGTGGGCAAAAACTATGAAGTCGGTATCAAGGGCGAATACTTCAACGGCGCACTCAACGGCTCCATCGCGTTGTTCCGCATGGATCAGGAAAACCGTGCTCGAGAGGCCGACAACTGCCCGACTGCCAGGACATGCTACGAAGCAGCCGGTAAAGTGCGCGCGCAAGGTATCGACATGGAACTGCAAGGCGCAATCACCCCGCGCTGGCAGGTTGGCGCTGGCTATACCTACACCGAGGTCAAGTACCGCAGTGATTCTGACAGCGCCAACATCGGCCGCAGCTTCGATACCGACCTGCCCCGCCATCTGGTCAAGCTCACGACCAACTACCAATTGCCGGGCGAACTTGAGCGCTGGCGCATCGGTGGTACCGTCTATGGTCAGAACTCCGTGTACAACAAGGGGACTGATTACAAAATCGAGCAGGGCGCCTACGCCCTCCTGGACCTAATGGTCGGTTTCAAGCCAACCGACCATATCGACGCTCGCCTGAACCTGAACAACGTGTTCAACAAGAAGTATTACGTGAGCATAACCGACAACCCATTCCTTGCTGAAAACGTCTACGGCGACCCACGCAACGTGAGGCTTTCGGTCAAATACAGTTTCTGA